Part of the Vicugna pacos chromosome 3, VicPac4, whole genome shotgun sequence genome is shown below.
tctttagtttttctGTAGTTTGAACAAGATAAGCTTAGGTGAAGTTTTTTAATTATTCTGGCCTGGAGTCAGTTCTGAGTCCATGATCTATGGCTTGGTGTCTGTCActatttttggaaaattcttaGCTATTTTCACCTCATAAattatttctgctcttttttctttttcgtccccttccagtattttttctatatatgtatatatatgtgtgtgtgtgtgtgtgtgtgtatatatgtatacacacatacacatatatgtacacacacatatgtgtgtgtgtatatatattacacCTGTTGTAATTGTACAATGGTTCTTAGATATTTTGTTCAGTCTTTCATTATCTCCATGCAATTCAGTTTGGAAAGTTTTTATTAACGTATTTTCAAGCTCAGTGattctttcctcatctgtgtccAGTCTACTGATGAGTTCATGAaagacattcttcatttctgttagtgATTTCGAATTCTAGCAGTTCCTTTtgagtttccatctctctgtttACATTACCCAACTGTTGTTGCATACTGTCCACTTTCTCCATTATAGTCCTACACATAtgaatcatagttattttaaatttccaatcTTTTAACTTCAAAATGTCTGTCAATTCTGGGTTTGATTTTATTACCTAGTTTGTCTCTTCAGACTATGGGTTTTATTGCCTTTTAGCattccttgtaatttttttttttttttgcatgccaGACATACTGTATTGGAAATAGAAGCTGAGGTAAATAGGCTTTTAGTGTGAAGTTTTATGTTTATCTAGCAAGGAGTTTTTGTCTGATGTAACCATAGGCGTCAGAGTCTTCTATTTCCTGTGGTGCTCCTGTGTGTCTTGATCTGTATTAGGTTCTCCAGAGGAAAAGAACCCATAGgatagggagagagagaagaaagagaggagagagggaagaggaaggcacagagagaaacagagagacaaaAAGATATGTTTAAGGGAGTTAtttcagagactttttttttaaaggaattggctcatgcactTGCGGAGACTACCAAATGCAAATTTTGCAGTGCAGGAAATTCCAGCAATAAAGTATGTTGTAATCTTGAGTCCAAAGGCTGGAGACGCAGTCTGAATTTCTAAATTGCAGTTTGGAGACAGAATCCCTTCTTCTTTGGAGGCCCTAGTCTTAGCATCTTAGCTCATAAAGCTTTCAACTCATTGTATGCGGCCCACTATCATTGTGAAGGGGAGAGTGATTTGCTTTTCAAAGTCTATTGTTAATCACATCTATctagactggtgtttgaccaaGCAACTGGGTGTCATAGCCTAGTCAAGTTGACATATAATGTGAACCATCACAGATTTTCCTATAAATTTCTTCTTAACTGGAGGTTTAGCTTTGCAGTTAGTCGTGCTGTAATACATTGTCATTTCTTTTAACGAGTGTGTGCCACTGTTTCTCAGCTTTCCCCCATCCCCTAATGCCTCCATTTAGGTAAAACAGGAGGACAGTTAAAGTTGGATATTTTCTTTCCCCCAAGTAGGTTAGGTTCTGGTAAACTGCTTTCTTTTGAGGGAAGTTATATAAAACAGGATACCAAGAGTATTTCAACATGGTTGCTTCTCCTTTCAGCATATTTCAAGATGTTATTTCAAAATGCACGAGCAGGTTAAAGTTTCTCATCAAATTTGAGAagattttggccattatttcttcaaatattctttctttccatttctctatcATTTCTTCTTATGGTCTTCCCATTGTGCATGTATTGGTGTACTAAGTTCTAGTCCACATTTTTCTAACACtctgtcattaatttttttttcttgttcctcaAACTGGTGATAACTGTTTACCTGTCTTCAAACACATTGATTCTTTCCTCTGCCAGCTCATGACTGATATTGAGCCCCCTCTAGTGAAATTTTTATGTCAGTTATGAAACTTTTCAATTAAGagtgcattttttaaagaattccatGTCTTTTGATAATCTCTTTGGTAAtgcatttctcttatttttccttttagttctttAGTCACAGTTTCCTTTGGTTTTTTGAATGTATCTAAAATAGCTGATAAAGGTATTTGTCTAGTAAAACCAATGCTTGAACTTCATTATGGACAGTTTTTATTGACTGCCTTTGGCCTATGTATGGTTCAAAAACtgcttctttttgtgttttgtaaattttgttgttgttaaaaatgTTGCAGAGTCTAAGCTTGTACTGCTCACTGCACCAAAGGTCAGTAAATTGAGAGATGAGTTGTTgcggcaaggaatagcaactttatttggaaagccagcagaccaagaagatggggaaTTAGTGTCCCAAAGAGCCATCTTGCCTAAATTAGAATTTAGGCTCCTTTATCCTAAAAGGAGAGGGAGTAAAGtcaaacattttctgtttctggtcaGCCTCTAGAGGGAATGTGTTAAATTCTTCATGCCTGCAGTCATTCACAAGTGAGCCTGGTTCTAAATGTTTCCTGTGAGcgaaacaaaggtattttagcttaacactCCTTACCTGGGAGGcaaggttcccagagatgggccattatgtataatttaagcttagAGGCAACATCCCTTTGGGGTGTTCTAGTAAAAGCAGTAGCATACAAaggttaaatgaaaagaaatatattcacTGTGGGGtgagatttgttcttccctattacaaaaacaggatatttaaaattacatagtgTGTCAATTCTGGAAATCatgtttttccttcctctcattttgttattgttgctatttatttctgtttttgttgtcatGGCTGTTCGTTTAGGACTTTTCTGGACTCATTTGATAATGCATGTATTCTTTGTTGTACGTATCTTCTGAAGTCTTTGCTTGGTTAATCGCACAGAAGAGAGATATACTTAAATGCCTTGAACTAACAAGTTCTGGGCCTTTGCCAAGGGACTCTGTGTGCGGGATGGGGTACATCTTTAATGCTCTAGCCAGTAGTTTAAAATGGTATTATAAACTTCAGTTACAGCTTGTGTTAAGCCTCAAGGTAGGCATAGGTCAGAGCAATTTCGCAGGTGTTTTCTGGGTCTGTGCATGAACACGTTCTCCTCAATTCCTAGGAATATGGTGGAGCTTTTCAaagcattttaatttcttcttcctaCCCTTTCCTCCATGGAACATCCACTAAACTGAATgattcattttaataataattgttTGATTCCATAGCTCTGATAATTTTTcccctagggttttttttttttaaaacttgaaaatttttttcccactaaTACAATGTTTgtgtctcttcttttccaataatGGCACAAACAGCTATGTGCCTAAACTCTAATGCTCCTAGAATTGAATTATTAATTAACAAATACAAAGTAATTATATATTAATTGTCAATGCGTGTATTGaatgtccttaaaaaaaaaacaatgcaatGAAATACACACTGTGCAATTTTTAtcagaattcagaaaaaaataatagaaactaGATGTGATGagagaaaagtagaaaataaaatccaaTCTATAGAAAATTGCAACTTAAACAGTCAGAACTGATAAAATATTGAATGGAAAAAATACCTTGTTAATGTGAAAGGAAATCCCAAAtgacaagttttaaaatttttcaaattaaaaaaaaactgtagagcTCCAAAAACACATGCTAAAATTAGAAATTATCACTCTGGCTACTTTTACAAattataatatatgtatttttaatccaGAAAGTGACACAGTGATTTAGCTGTTACTAGTTTCAGAGTCATTTCAATACTTCTGAAGACACAAGTCAAGATGAAGCTGATAggagggcggagggtgggaagggatagactgggatttcaaaactgtagaatagatgaacaagattatactgtatagcacagggaaatatacacaaagcattatggtagctcacagagaaaaaaatgtgacaatgagtgtgtatatgtccatgtatgactgagaaattgtgctgaacactagaatttgacacaacattataaaatgattataaatcaactaaaaatgttaaaaaaaaaaaagatgaagttgATAATTACCCAACATTTGATCTGGTAAAAATACAATGTCACAAACAAAGGAGAAATTTCCTCTGGTGAGTGAGTAGATGGAGGTGAGCTGAGGgggaaaaagcaaagcaaatttTCACCTCATGCGACTGAGAATGCATGATACAATGATGATAACATATTTGCTTAACCACAGATATTAACAAACTGAGttttaaatacacatttatgGTTTTCCAAAGCAATCTAAGCAGCAGCTCATCTTCATGGGACCAGCTAATGGGAAACAGAATTATTTAATACACCTCATCCCCTACTGCTATCAAAAATGAAACTCTCAAGTGTTTGACATTCTTTAGAATAGTCGTTAAATAGAAAGAAACTAGAAAGTCGAAATGTGTTTTCTCTTGTCCAGCAAATTAACATTTTCTGTtaagtttctgttttctctttgagGACCTCTTTTCTCTTGATGGTAAATTATTCCCTTTAGAAGACACGCTGTTCCCCTTGCCGCTCCCATCAACTATAgcaatatactttattctatgatTTCTGTAGGACACAATTATCAAAATATGATAATGCAAAATACATATGTGCATTTTAATTAGCAGATAGTTGGTCTCCTTATATAGATctcaaaatataaatcaaaataaaatccagaTGTAATAAGAACTTACATGTATACAGCATAACATTACTGAAATAATATAGGAGATAATTGAAACTCTGAACTACACCATAAAAGCAGATGTACTGATAGATTTGATTAAATATCGAAAGCttcagaaagtgaaaataaatctcaaaatataGAAATACCTTCTGCAAAATGTAGAAGTACCTTCTGTAAAATCATCAATATAGGGCCAAGAGATTTCATGGAACAAATAGAAGATAAATACTACATTGAATAAATGCCAGGAAGAAGCAAttcagaaaagcaaatgtaaaaagGCTGATAAATACAACGAAATGTTCAGACTACTTAGCATTCaacaaagcaaaatttaaaattgaaaaatatgaaTGTTTTGTTTATACATGTAATTCAGGAAAGTTGCTAAATGTAAGGTACTGAAGTTGGTGGACATATAACCATTGGACTGATACTCTTATTGTTTTGGATCTTGCTTTCTATTTGATAATAAGAGTTAGAGACTTTTTTCCATGTCTGCTTATAGATTTATAACTTAGTCAAAATACCTTCATAGTAGTATATATCCTGGATTCTTTGTAATTTATGTGTCATTCTTATGGGGACTGAGTTGTCCTCACTTGGTTGCTTTGCAGACAGTTCCATAGAAGACAACCTTGTCCATTGTCCATATGATTTGGTTTGGATATGTGTTTTCTTAGCACCCATTAACTCTCCTGGGAAAACTTGCCCCTTTTCCCAAACTTTAATTCAGGAATCACAAGGTTTGTCACTTAGTTTTAGAACTTTGTTTTGTGTAATGGAGATCTGTAGTGTTACTTTTGTGATCTCATAATTCTTCCTCAATTTGGTCATATTGCCTTATACTAACAGAATGGAGTTTTTGGGggtaaaaaaatactttttatttttactaaagctgcacttattacttatttttcattacttttattttgttgttggtaCCAAATTACTGAGGAGGGCAAAAGAAATAACTTTATTCAgccatatataattataaatcagTTTGTTTATATTTAGTAATACCGGtttttattatacattatataacTTAAAATATAGTATGTTTACAGACTCAGAACACTAGGAAATTAAAATTACGTATTAGTTCTTTGCTTATAAAATTACGTCTGATAAGCTTTTGTGTTTTAAGGAATGATGTTTTGCCTTTAGCACTATTTGCTATTACATTAAGAACATTTTCTGTGTTGAATATTTTTCAGAGCAAGTAAATACCTATAGAACATTCCATCTTGTGCAAGTACCACATTAAGTTATCTATACTTTTATTACTTGATATTAAATgtgtttctaatttcttttatCCCCAAACTTTCTATaataaacattcttgtacattAATCCTTGTCAATTgctctatttctttaaaataaataatcattaTAATGCCATATAAGGACATACACTGTGGGCATTCAAAACCAGAGACAACAGTACATCTGAATGTATTAGTGTTTAAGAATCATAACGTGTCTAGGAGGATTTTACGTAAATCAACCTAGTGATCAATTTTAAGAACACAAAACAGATACTATGTGCTACCTAATGTGAAGAAATAAGAAGTACCACACATCAACAAGGAGTAACTCTTACCAGTCAAATCTGAAACAAAACCTGTCTCCAATCAGCAATTTGTTAGAAAAAcatgaaaatcaaagaaatatgTTAACAGTAAATCCTAGACGAATACACACAGAGAAATCCAGAATTGTTAATTCTACAAGGCAAATGACCATCCACTAGGAATAATAAACTTCATGGAAAAAGGAGGGGAAACCTGTAGATTTAAAGACAAGAGGATCATCAACCAAGCTATCAATGCTCTGTGTACTCTGTGCCCTGTTGGGATCCTGATTTCAATGAAACAACTTTGAAATTATGAGACAATGGAAATATATACACTGAGTAGATTTTTGTAATATTAAAGATTTGTCATTAAATTTGTGGGAGGATAGCTGGAAAaaggttttgtcttgttttgtattttttcagtCCTTATGctaatttttgaaattaaatattatGTCTTAAGATTTTGATCTATACTATTCAGGGTTAAAGGAAACTGAAGGGGTTACAGGGGTAGAGCCAAGACACGATTGGACATATGCTGATAATTATTGGTCTTctctatatttacatattttttgagaattaaaaatgCCACAAAAGGGAGCAGCAGGAAATGAGTTTAATATTTAGGTAGGGGACAGTCTAATTATAAATGTGTATGTGGTTTATCCTAAACAGATTTGGGGAAGGGAGTGAAATGATGGAATTCACAAGTTAGACTACACTGTTTGAAATGTGGACATGAATTCATCCAGAAGCAAGGAGATAattaagaacttcctcaatttctGTAATCCCAGTCCCCTCTCTGGCGCACTCCTATGGGTGGTAATTTCTCTACagaatgataaagaaaataagcATCAATTAAAAATGAGATGTGAAAGCCAAGGAGACTCCTTGGTAGAGGCAAAGGGaccctcatgtcttgcactgggAGTGCAGAGAAAGCCAAGCATGAGGGCTGAGATTAGCTAGTCTGTGTGACTGTCTTCAAAGGAGATTGAACTCTCAAGGAAGGCAGATTTGTTATGCCGACAGTGCCCCCATTGGGAAAATCTCAGTCTCCAACACCTGGAATCTAAACATGTGGATGATTGTCCCAGAAGATTTTGATTCCTCTGACTCCTCTGAACCTTCTAAGCCTGCAGAAATGTTTCACTCCTCTCTATTAAGAGAAATCATCTCAATAATCCTGAAAGGCACCAGACATAATACTCAATATCTGCCCTAATTTTCCCTCCTGTCCACTCTGCCTATACCTAGGTTTTAAGTTACAACAACAACCGAGGACACACTAGGCTTCATGAGGAAAGAAAGTACTGTAATTTAAAGACAGTGTAAATCTATCTGACTTGTATCGGTAGCCACCTGGGAAGTCTGAGTAACACTGAGTTAGAAGATTCTTTATCAAAGGGGCTGAACATAGAATTAGAAAGGGAAAAGTTTATTTACTTGAGAATACTTTCTGAAAATCAAGGAATTAGCATACTGGAAAGAACCTCAGGAGAATGTACAAAATAACTAATAAGGTCGCTCCCACTGGCATGATACATACTGACCAAACTGAGCAAAATTGAAATGTATgaatcaccattttttttttttttttttttttagttaccaTGTGTTTATTGTGCCAATGGGAATTGTAATTTACCAAAGAGAAATACATAATTTGCTTGgtcttaaagaaaaggaaaaccctcttgcaaataaaaaaaacttcccaaattaCTAGTACTTTGGGCtgtttttcatgaattttaagACTCACCCCTGTGTGGGAAAAGATCCTGGGTGCTTTGGTAGAAACCCATTACCAGAGGTAATCTTAGGTACAGCAGGTGGTGCAGCACGGTGTCCTCCTTCTCAAGTCCCACTCAGGTAGGAGACTGGTCCTCTGGGCTTCAGAAGCCCTTTTCTCCGCTGACAACGAAGTTTGCTGATTTAATGCAATGTGAATCCTATTTGAATCACCAGGAAACCGGACAGACATCTGTATTACCCTGATTGGAATTAAAACATCACCTTAACTTTAGTTTTCAAAACTCTCTGGAActaatttctttctttggagcttaaaaatgcattttttcacATGAGCTCATTTTCTTTCATGTTGTAGGATACTTAATAGTTTCAAGACAAGGAGATAAGAGAAGGCATTGAGTTTCAGTGTCTGGGTTTTAAAATGGGATAGTTTGTAAtccatttcatcattttaaaagtcTTGAAAACACTTCAGATGAGTaaagtatttggaaaggctgggacCAAGTGTTCAGTTATAGCAAACTTAGCTTGCTTCTGGTctttaatctgattttaaaaatcaaaccctTATCTTTGAACTGTTATTCAAGgaattctcattcacattgtcaCTTTAAATTATAatgatactttattttaaatagtcaCGAGATCTGACACTTCAAAAAAAAGATACCACTAATAAATAACAAAAGTGAAAATACTTATCAAAGTCACAACAGACGTAAAGTTCAGCTGAGAATCACTGCAACAGAGTAAGGCTCTAAAGATACCAGACAAACCAATACTTAGCTGGAATAAGGTGTACAACTTTCTCACTGTATGGGTTTACAGACGAGGCCCTGGTTCCACGTGGTCGAGGTTGCAGTCATAAAACCGGTTTTAGCACAATAGTGCTTCAGACTAAAGTTTTCAGTAGTTGTGATAGTCTGTACAAGATGTTACGAACTGACCCCTGCAAAAAAGTGTAACTTGAAGACTTCTTTCAGACATTACCAGTGTCTGATAAATGTACATTCCTAACATTCCTGAAGACAGAAGAGAATTAAATTTAATAGGTGCTGGTATTCACATCTGATCTCTCAGGTTTTATGACTGGTAAGTCTCAATGCTCCTAGTCTCCAGGGTGTGTACAAGGTGGCAGTATTTTAAGCTTGTTAAGTAGAATATGGGGAAATTAGGATCAAAGGGGCATCCATTTCTTGACTATAGCGCCATTAACCCTCATAACTTTATATGGAATGGTTACGCCATCAAAACTAAACCAAcagtttttatattaaaatgcttCTCCATACTAGTAACACTTTATTTAAAGTCCCTAAAAACTACCTTGTAGAGGTAACACACAGAAACggacaaacaataaaaaataagaaaaaagctaATCACCTAAATGGATCCATGTCCATCCTTTATGTGTCTACTTCAtaatccacccacccaccccattccaAAAAAGCTTCAGGTTATTACGTCCCAAAGTCATCTATTCCTGAATTACTTCCAAAGAAACAAACTGCCCTGTAGTGTATAAGCTACTTAAGGTCTGCACATTCTAGGATGCTGCACTTCTGTTGTCCTAGCCATCAAATCTGGAAATCTGCTCAAGTTCAGACTCCTTTTAAAACCTTCAGAAATAAACATAATTAGAATTTGCAATCCCTAGATTCAAACAAAGTACAGGTTTAAATAGCCTAATATGTAACACCTCCCTTTCTTGGATTAAATACAAGCCACAGAATTCTTAGCAGCTAAAAACTAAATCTGAATTATTCGTGTCTGGCATTGtgtaaacatatttttaagttcATTTTGCTGGACTTCATTAACTACTTCAGGCTCTGCAGGGCTCTTCTGAACCTTGGCCACTGCATAGTTTATCCCCTGGGTTAATCCAGCTTGGGTAATATTAGCAACCTGGACCATGGAACTTCGAATCTTTGCAAAGGGAGAGACTGCTCTGCTGCTACAGCTCTCTGAAGGAGAAGGAGTTACATGCGGCCCTCTCTCAAGTTCAAGTATGCTGGGTTCAGAGCCGGGGGTCTTTTGAGATACCAATGAATGCATGGGTTCAACTGATAAGAACTGTGGGCCTGTTGCAGAAAAAGACACATCTAATTGAGATGGTCGAGAAGGTATCTGTTCTGTTGATTCAGACTGAGTTTCTTCATTAGAAACTTGATTGGTCATTTGATTTCCTTCCTCGCTAGCCTGCTGAGGAGCAGGCCTAGTTTCTGTTAGCTGGGTCATTTTGTTTTGTGCATCTTGTACAAATCTGTGGCAGTAAATATCCACAGGCTTGGCAAAGCCAGTCAGTGTGTGTATGCTGTCAGCAGAAGGACTTTTCTTCAAAGGAGACTCACGGCCTTTTCCAAGCCCACTTCCATGAGCAACAGTAACCTCTGAAGGAACATGAATACTAATATCAGTGCTGCTAACAGACTGGGATCTGCTGCCTAGTCGAGGTGCTGAAGCAATAATACCACAACTAGGAAGGACGTAGTCTCCTATGTCATGGATATgtcagatgatggataaagaaatttaaaaattcagggaTGTAGACATGCAAGAATGGATATAATGTGTACAGTCCGAAGATGAACATGATGGTTATGTTCATTAGGAAGGCTCAAAGGACACACAGTTTATCAATGCCACATGAATGGCCTGGTGAAGAAGGAAAcagcatcattaaaaagttcagcAGTGGCTCTACTTTTCAGTTTTGGGCTGGTGACAGGAAATACTGTTACAGAATTTGTCTGGCTGGAAACACCGTCTATCAATGGATTCTGAAACAGAAGAGTCAGGGTGGCAGCAGTTAACTGCCAGCAACCAGGTGGTACTTTACAGATATGTGATGACTAGCAAAGTTCGAGTAGTAGCCCTGGGAACAAGACACACAGAGACTTCCAAGGATGGTTAATGGAATAGGGCCTCCCTAGGGGCAAAACAGATTGATGGCTGACAGACTCACCACTTGGCTTGAACCAGCAAAAGGAGTCAAGGTTTGGTGACTGGACATCTAAGGCTGGCCACCCTGATAAAAATGTCATGATTCCTTGCATGGTTGTCAGACCTGAGTCTGTCGTTCAAAATCAAAACCCACTGAACACTAGTTCCAAGTGAAACAACTGCAACACATATCACTGGTTTCCTGAGTCTTTCACCAAAGGAAATTATGACCATTTACTAAGCTGACTATAAAATTTGGAAATGGGACCACTTATATATTTCTAGCACTGTTGGTATAGGGTCTCTGTGACATTGAACTATGAATACTTTGACACATTATTGTGGCCTTTCTATAGGTATGGGGGCATATAGGAGACAAGTAATAAATGGCTTCCATAGATCATCTTGGTGGTCATTTCCCTGGACCCTGAATGTTTAATTGGTATTAACACACTTGAAAGTTAGCACAACATCCAAATTTGGTCCTTAGTTGTGGATAACCACCAAAATGGGGAAAGCCAAGTGGAAACCTCTGAAGCTATTCCTGTCACGACAAagttagtaaaaataaataaataaaaattgtaaatgtACCTATCATAGAGTTTAGGAGATTCTGATTAGCCATAAGTTTCTAACAGATGCAAAGATATTGGTCCTTATCACACCCCTAGTATGTTTCCTAGCATTCACCCTGTAGAAACCAGATGGATCCTGGAAGATGACTGTAGACCACTGCAAGTGCAAGCCAGTGGTTGCCCTGATTGAAGCTGCCATGACAGATGTCGTAGCTTTGTTTGAACAGATACAGCCTCAGGTTCCTGGTATGAGGACATTGTTTTGGCATATGCGTTCTTTtctacttcaataagaaaagagGATCAGGGAGAGTTTTTGTTCACTTCAAATGTGTAATAAGCAATTGCCAATTTTGCCCTTGGGGTGGAACCCCTTTTCCTCTGCTATAGTGTAATCCAAAGGGATCTGGACTGTCTAAACATTGCAGAGAGCAGTGAATCCATTGCATTGAGGATAATGTGTTAATCTATTCAAACAGCCAGAATTATGAAGGCTTTTTAAGACTATATTTAGAGGATGGAATGGTCATGATGGCAGAGATGGAGGCCAACATCAAAGATTCTCACTTACTAAAGTGATGTAGTTACTGCTGCTGCCAAACGTCCAACCTGTAAGACAGACCAAAGCCAAGCTCCCAAGTTACATAGTTTCTTGAGATTTACTATCCACTTGGTAGCAAGTTAACTACTTTGAACCTCTTCCGTCCTGAGAACATCAGGGGTTTTCTCACTGGAAGAGATTATTATATTTTTCTGCCAGTATAAATGGGTTTCAAAAGTATTCCTGTTCTGCTGCTTGTGT
Proteins encoded:
- the LOC102538667 gene encoding phosphatidylinositide phosphatase SAC2-like, producing the protein MQGIMTFLSGWPALDVQSPNLDSFCWFKPSGDYVLPSCGIIASAPRLGSRSQSVSSTDISIHVPSEVTVAHGSGLGKGRESPLKKSPSADSIHTLTGFAKPVDIYCHRFVQDAQNKMTQLTETRPAPQQASEEGNQMTNQVSNEETQSESTEQIPSRPSQLDVSFSATGPQFLSVEPMHSLVSQKTPGSEPSILELERGPHVTPSPSESCSSRAVSPFAKIRSSMVQVANITQAGLTQGINYAVAKVQKSPAEPEVVNEVQQNELKNMFTQCQTRIIQI